The following proteins come from a genomic window of Montipora foliosa isolate CH-2021 chromosome 2, ASM3666993v2, whole genome shotgun sequence:
- the LOC137992649 gene encoding uncharacterized protein, with the protein MAEQSQECCLGLEFLNPNKSVDMVHLLKTFHDKYVPVAEYQDGSKEVIHKIPLDGDQLTEERARNVQWSARMGATSYDRLEGLETNHADWHWKVKLLQIAEELFVKGESSGEIGTSVASMNRTGKFTAKKGPYDEYNAFKEFFDRETEAHIIAAWLSFAGIQKMSDCPLEQKVPDSVKSWSKNDKRKWLHDEISVFLDRFLLDNNGNTITEVHVGISQTGAREDKWLQVSLCRMQ; encoded by the exons ATGGCTGAACAATCTCAAGAG TGCTGCTTAGGTCTGGAGTTCCTGAATCCTAACAAATCAGTTGACATGGTACACCTTCTCAAAACATTTCATGACAAATATGTACCAGTTGCTGAATACCAGGATGGAAGTAAGGAGGTTATCCACAAGATCCCATTAGATGGTGACCAACTCACAGAGGAAAGAGCTAGAAATGTGCAATGGAGTGCCAGAATGGGTGCCACTTCTTATGATCGCCTGGAGGGTCTAGAGACAAATCATGCAGATTGGCACTGGAAAGTTAAACTTTTGCAG ATAGCCGAGGAACTCTTTGTGAAGGGCGAGTCCAGTGGAGAAATAGGAACTTCAGTGGCATCAATGAATCGTACAGGAAAGTTCACTGCTAAAAAGGGTCCATACGATGAATATAATGCTTTCAAGGAATTCTTTGACCGAGAAACAGAAGCACACATTATTGCTGCATGGTTGTCATTTGCAGGGATTCAGAAAATGTCAG ACTGTCCACTTGAACAAAAGGTTCCAGATTCAGTGAAGTCGTGGTCCAAGAATGATAAGAGAAAATGGTTACATGATGAAATTTCCGTGTTTCTTGATCGTTTCTTACTTGACAACAATGGAAATACCATCACAGAGGTACATGTAGGGATAAGCCAGACTGGAGCAAGGGAGGACAAGTGGCTTCAAGTGTCGCTTTGCAGGATGCAATGA
- the LOC137992647 gene encoding ATP-dependent DNA helicase RecQ-like, translated as MNCKGAHVLVVSALKAISNEQMEELNDLGISASEVVISEQEDLKILRGEYSLIFGSAEMLLKKEWLDKFKKSKLTGTVELLVVDEAHVSQTWGKSSHRKKAFRAAYGELSTLRSFLKPGTPVLALTATVEWKSRVNLIKQLGMQAPEIVDVSINNENIRFSVQKIKKGLQCFNWLVAKIATQQQRTSKTIIFCRSITDISTVLSYLLTKLGSAAYVDQEKSQLKCLIAVYHSNSPEESKVRVNKSLKLNDGPIRIVLATSALSLGVNFKDVRYIIHYGPAPDLRTHLQEAGRAGRDGKAAFNVLYYHGQQLRL; from the exons ATGAATTGCAAGGGAGCCCACGTGCTTGTTGTTAGTGCTTTAAAAGCGATCTCTAACGAGCAAATGGAAGAACTAAATGATCTTGGAATATCAGCATCGGAAGTGGTAATCAGTGAACAAGAAGACTTGAAGATTTTGCGCGGAGAATACAGCCTGATATTTGGAAGTGCTGAGATGTTGTTGAAAAAAGAGTGGTTGGACAAATTCAAGAAATCTAAGTTGACGGGAACTGTCGAACTTCTCGTTGTTGATGAAGCCCACGTATCTCAAACTTG GGGAAAGTCATCTCACAGAAAAAAAGCTTTTAGAGCAGCATATGGGGAGCTGAGCACCCTCAGGTCATTTCTGAAGCCTGGTACACCAGTCCTTGCCCTAACTGCGACTGTGGAATGGAAAAGCCGTGTCAACTTGATAAAACAGCTTGGAATGCAAGCACCTGAGATAGTAGACGTATCCATTAACAATGAGAACATCAGATTTTCTGTacagaaaatcaagaaaggactGCAGTGTTTTAATTGGTTGGTGGCCAAGATAGCTACTCAACAGCAGAGGACctcaaaaacaattattttttgcaGAAGCATCACTGACATCTCTACTGTTTTGAGCTACCTTTTGACAAAATTGGGTAGTGCAGCCTATGTGGATCAAGAAAAATCTCAGTTGAAGTGTCTCATTGCAGTGTATCATAGCAACAGCCCCGAAGAGTCTAAAGTGAGGGTTAACAAGTCATTGAAGCTGAATGATGGCCCCATCAGGATTGTGTTGGCGACTTCTGCATTGAGTCTTGGTGTGAACTTTAAGGATGTGAGGTACATAATTCATTATGGACCTGCACCTGATTTAAGAACTCATCTGCAAGAGGCTGGAAGAGCAGGAAGAGATGGAAAGGCTGCCTTTAATGTTTTATATTATCATGGCCAGCAACTGCGCCTCTGA